A single window of Desulfovibrio sp. UIB00 DNA harbors:
- a CDS encoding energy transducer TonB, whose product MSSMLYSFKRNIFPAIITVCVLHLFVFICIAYIFTNDRMDISTQHESAISIQFAVVPESSAAEAFVPQVAETEVSPEPEPVIDSEPQPVVNLPKPKPKQQDKPKYKPKLQPPKSSTASVDAAQGRISENASPVTGPASQSAQLRSGGDSATVVRRVKPSYPALSRRMGEEGRVVLNVLVKADGTAGAVSVKRSSGFPRLDDAASNAVRVWRFEPYKIGGLAADHEYSVVVDFSLTN is encoded by the coding sequence ATGAGTAGTATGCTATATTCTTTTAAAAGAAATATTTTTCCTGCGATAATAACAGTATGTGTATTGCATTTGTTTGTATTTATTTGCATTGCATATATTTTTACAAATGATCGTATGGATATATCAACGCAACATGAGTCTGCAATATCTATTCAGTTTGCTGTTGTTCCAGAATCTTCAGCAGCAGAAGCCTTTGTTCCGCAAGTTGCGGAGACAGAAGTTTCTCCTGAGCCTGAACCGGTGATCGACTCTGAGCCACAGCCTGTCGTTAACCTGCCTAAACCAAAGCCCAAGCAGCAAGACAAGCCCAAATACAAGCCCAAGCTTCAACCCCCAAAATCGTCAACTGCTTCAGTTGATGCTGCGCAAGGTCGGATATCGGAAAATGCTTCGCCCGTCACGGGCCCGGCTTCGCAAAGCGCTCAACTACGATCTGGTGGGGACTCGGCCACAGTGGTTCGCAGGGTCAAGCCCTCATATCCTGCGCTTTCCCGCCGCATGGGCGAGGAGGGGCGCGTCGTCCTCAACGTGCTGGTGAAAGCGGACGGGACAGCAGGAGCTGTCAGCGTCAAGCGGTCCAGCGGTTTTCCACGGCTGGATGATGCGGCGAGCAATGCTGTGCGTGTATGGCGTTTTGAACCGTACAAGATCGGCGGGCTGGCCGCAGATCACGAATATAGTGTTGTGGTCGATTTTTCGTTGACTAATTAG